In Colletotrichum destructivum chromosome 1, complete sequence, the sequence AACAATCACGTAGGGGCTCTCAAATGAAAATACAATGGCGTCTACCTCATGTACCTTTTGGCTGTATTGTACAATTCTCTCAATCTCTGCGTCCATCAGAAGCCAAAGTAGCACACAGCTCTTGAAGGAGGTCTGACGTGCCGTGTGGGGATTGTGTCATGATCCCGGCGTACAGTCAGCAGTGCAGGCTTCACAAAGGTCTTCGGGAAGTACTGCGACGTTTATACAAGAGCGCACACTCTCTTCAAAGTCACTTGAGGCCATCGCAAAGCCGGTGATGGTTCAACATGTCGTAGATTCATGATTATGGTTGTGGCAGCAAATGTCGGAATAGGATATCACTGGATACAGCCATCCAGCGCGGCTAGGCCGATCGGGCCAGCTCGGGCCTGGGGTAGCTACGGCCGACAGGGAGGACCTCAACCCATCAACTTCATCTCGGCCCCAGCCCCTAGATAGCTTCCTCCCTTCAACACGCAGAATCAAGgataacaacaacaacagtaTTATCCTCTTCGTCACTCAAGTTACCGTATACGGTATATCGAATCCCCTGTGATTCCAATAGTAGTAGCTCAGATAACGACAATAGCCAGGCGACCACGGGTGATCAGTTCATAGAGAAAAGACACGCATTCATCAGCAAGTAGCGTAGAACATCGTGAAGCCATCCCTTCGCAATAGCCGGATGAGAGAGTCGTTCTTATGAGACGTCCGAATAATCACGATGTAAGGCTTTCATTCACGTATGCAGACAAGTTTGACAGTTGTATATTGTGATTAGCTTGGTCGGATCCGGCGAAACGGTGTGGTAGAATGCAGAGTTAATACGCGTAGGAGTTCAGCGCGTGAGGGGGCGTTAGTCACTTGATAATCGCTTTCGAGGAGTCTGGCGAATGTACGTGTAGCTAATAGTCTTCTGGGGGTGCTGATGTAGAACAGCGTTTGAGACTGTGCGGGCAGAGAAATCGTCTAGAGAAAGAGGCTTCACATGTTGATATTACGAGGATCTTGGAACCTCAGAGTCTGCATGTCACCAAAAAGTTCTTTTAGCCCAAAGAAGCTCTTCCCCGCATCATGGCTAAATGTAGCTAAAAAAGGTCAAATTTTCGGGCACCATAAGCTAGATGGTCTGGAAACACACGACGTGCTCATAGCCTTGAAAAGGACGTCGAGTTCGCAAGGAATGTTTATAACCTCCTTGTTAGACATCTACACAGCCCATATGAGGTCGGCACTTGGCCATTCAAGAGTAGCAGGACCGCTTTACTTCCTCTTCCATCGCGGCCCAAGATAGGGGCGTTTGGCCAGAGTTATCGCTTAAGTAGATTGGAGCGCACCCTCTACTAAGAAGCAACTTGACGGTTGTTTTACTTCCACTCTCGGCGGCCCAGTATAGTGGCGTTTGGCCATCAATATCCTTTGAGTCGATCTCAACCTTGCCGGTGTCGACAAGCATTTTGACAACTGCCTCATTtccgctctcggcggccCATGATAGTGGCGTTCGGCCGTTGTTATCCTTCGAGTCGACGTCAACTTTGTCggtgtcgaggagcagcttgATGACTGCCTCTCTTCCATACCAAGCCGCATGTGAAAGTGGCGTTCGGCCGTCGTTATCCTTTGAGTCGACATCAACCTTGCCGGTGTCCAGGAGAATCTGGATAAGTGTCTCGTTCTTACTCATGGCTGCATAAGAGAATGGCGTTTGGCCGTGATTATCC encodes:
- a CDS encoding Putative ankyrin repeat-containing domain superfamily; the protein is MLFDTGKIKIRSKQGQASLSWAAMNGYEAIVKLLLETGEVEIDSKDNDGCTPLLLAVLCNREAVVKMLLDTGKVDVDSKDNHGQTPFSYAAMSKNETLIQILLDTGKVDVDSKDNDGRTPLSHAAWYGREAVIKLLLDTDKVDVDSKDNNGRTPLSWAAESGNEAVVKMLVDTGKVEIDSKDIDGQTPLYWAAESGSKTTVKLLLSRGCAPIYLSDNSGQTPLSWAAMEEEVKRSCYS